AGAAAAGAgcaatttttcatataaggACATTAGCGCAAAATCGGGGGGTGAAGCCATTATGAGTTTATTAGGGTTAAGTAAGAATAATGATTTTAAAGAAGAGGatgaggaaaagaaaaaaaagaaaaaaaagaagaatattCATAGTAGCAGCGTTGTTGGAGGCACCGTTATAGAATCAGGAGCAGGAACAGGAGCAGTAGGATGTTGTGGTGCAAATCATTACATAAATAACGCTGGCATTGTTGGTGGTGCGAACGATTGTAATGGCCCTATCAAAGCGAGCGTGCAAAGAAGGGAGAGCGCAAATTATAGTAGTAATTATAAGAACAGTAACGTAAGCAGTACCGTAAGCACTAGTAATAAgaacattaataataataataataattacaataataataataattataattacaataataataataattataattacaataataataataattacaataataataataataattacaataataataataataattacaataataataataattacagtAATAATAAGGCATACAGTTACTCTAAGGGGAAACAGGATGGCAATAACGAGTTAGCAACGAACTACCAGCAGATGGAAAGAAAGTACAATGAAAAACAGTTGTGCCAAAGTAATTCAGTCGAAAGTTTGCATAGTAAGGATATAGAAATGATGATGAGTAATAATACGTAtgaagaagagaaaaatatgaCAAACTCCATGGTAGACATCATTAAGATAAAATCAGGCAAAATGAACATCCACCCGGGTCCTAATGCGATTCATAATAACTTTAGCAATGCACATGAGAATTTAGAAAGAAATATTCTTAGTTCATATAATACCGATTCGTATGATGTCTTATTAAAGATGCAGAATGAAATTgaaaacaatgaaaaaaaatattacaataataatagcagcagcattttcattaataataacaacagtTATGTTCGCAGTAACAACTACGGTAATGACTACAGccatggtaataataataataataatagtaatattaataataataataataatagcaataataataataataataatagtagtaataataataataataatagtaataataataataataataaaaataataataataaaaataataataataaaaataataataataaaaataataataggaataataataataataataataatgataataaaaatgatgttTTTGAAAACCCGTGTAACTTTTTGAAGAACAATAGCACCATCAATTATGCGGAGGGTAAGCATATTACAGAACATGAACAAAACAGTGCATTGGCAAAATATAACAGCAGTAATGTCTGTGGAAATAACAGCAGTAATGTCTATGGAAATAACAGCAGTAATGACAGAGGTAATAACAGCAGTATTGACAGAGGTAATAACAGTAGTAATTGTAACAACAGTAGTAACTGTAATAACAGTAGTAACTGTAATAACAGTGATAACCATCATACTAACAATGATAACTGTGTGGAAgacaacaaaaataaatgtataaccTTAAATAGGAACACCATACATAACGTAATTAAAGAAACGTTACAGTCTGATGAATTTGTAAATATgttatggaaaaaattaataatgagtaaaaattttacataatttttttttttttttttaaaaaaaaagacaaaagcCTTCTTACGGCTTTAGTGCTTATCACCCTTATACAGCATACCATGCTTGCATATCGATGTATTAGGTGCGCAGGTATGCaactgttaatatatttttttaattcagtCATTAAttcgtttatttatatattcgtGCATTCGTGCATTCGTGCATTCGTGCATTCGTGCATTCGTGCATTCGTGCATTCGTGCATTTGTTCATTCGtgcatttattcatttatgcCTTTTCCCCCtcctcattatttttttttattttttattatgcaaCATGGGTTTGAGTGCctattagttttatttttaattccaGCACAAGTTGGAAAGAAAATATCTGTATACATAAGTGTATGCATAAATGTAtctacacacatacacatatatatatatatatatatatatatgtaattatatactgATTATATGTATGCGTATGCTTATATTTACGCCTGCACACGTAGTTGTGTGTGCACGTGTACCCATACGAACACTATTTTTAAGTCAATATAAAGcatttcttcatattttattttctctccTCCCCCATTTTAAatgcttttatatattattagtttttaccttttaccttttttttttttttctttttttatatattatttatttttatattccctAATATTGGGGTgaaatgtttaaatatattataaattcttaATCGAACAACGTTCATataaagcataaaaaaaaaattatgcaatAGCCTGAATTATTCATGCCAAGAGATGTGTATGTGTTTatgagtatatatgtatatacatacaaacgtacgtatatatatgtatatatgcacacatatgtatatatatatatgcacacatacgtatatatatatatatatatatgcacacatacgtatatattatatgcacacatacatatatatacattacgGGCGTACCTTAtatgtattctttttttaattagaaATCTATGAATGCATCAAAAagttttgtttttatgtttttgttATTGAATGTTTTAATTCTTATGTCCATCCGggtttatatatagatatacacGGATgcttatatacacataatactatatttatatacataaatatacatatgtatttgtttatttatacatgcatatgtatatccttttatgtatatgcactATCATGTACATGTTTATGCCAATACTCAGTAACAACATAAATGTAGATTCATTAGCTCAGCCTTTTTAaagttttcattttaaaaattgagaAGGggcataattataataaaaaaaaaaaaaaaaatataattaagaaGGGTAGAGAAGAGAGATAAGgagagggaaaaaaaattttttttaaatcaataCTCATTTGATTAAAcagtttttttataaaattttacattttcatattttcccACTTTTATATGTTCAAATATCTGAGTGTTTCGATTTTTGCATGTACCTTTGCTTTGCCttttaattccttttttttccttatttttccgtatttttccatttttttttttttttcttaatataaaaataataaatttaaaaagtgcGTTTTTTATGCTTTTGAAACGTGTAAATACATGTACAGTTGCACAGtctatacatatgtacatatatatatatgtatgtaagtttttatgtatttatgtatatgtactttattttattttttttaaattaagatATATCCTGCTCTTGTTTTATTAACCATcctatttacaaaaaaaattagctattattattcgaaacatatttttatttttttccttttttttgtgcaAGAAATATTCACAGCCGTTTgaactatttaaaaaacgaaaatacACGCGCAATTACATGTATgcgtacatgtatatatatgtatgtatgtatgtatgtatgtatgcccGCTTAGGAGAACAATTTTCCGAAGTGAAAGTTTTACAcatcataataaaattcaaaGAGGTATGAAAATCTAATTGTAATTTCTTTTAGGTTAATCccaattttttcattcaaaCTAACTTATGCAATTACAGCATTTTTCGTCGTTGTTGAATGTTTGTATGATCATATAGGAAGAACATTTATAGAACAGTAGAATAATACAacatatgaatttatttattttaaaaaattaaatgatgcGTAAAAAGTCTtttttatgcaaaaaaattttttttgttcccgTATGTACTTATTCCAAAAGGACAAGTAAAGGAATAAGGCACTGaaggaaaagagaaaaataaggaaaaaaagataaactaaaaaaaaaatgaaaagaaaaatgagaTGCGCCGGATAAATACAAGCGTAAAGTGAACATGCCTTTATACGGTTAATCATTGTCTTCTTTTTTGCCCTCCGTTTTGTTCTCCTTTTTatcctcttcttcttcttcaaaTGAACTAAgtttaatataattcaaaatgGAGGGgcatatgttatatatatgctcatTAATTGTtcacttaaattttttttttttttttttttttttttggtacaAGTCGCTAGAGGGGTCTATATAGTTCTTCTTGGAAGCATTTACATTAAGAATGTTCTGTAAATTTAATCTGTAGCTTCTTCTAGTTTGTTTTGTTTCGGGGTATATATCTATGTCTGGCAAGCTAATTTGGGTGTTCATAGAAACAATATAAATGGAGCGTAATGGGATTGCACACATATGCGTATGcgtgtttatgtatatgtctATGTATGTGTTTATGTGTGGGTTTATGTATGTgcttatacttatatatgttcttttttttttttttttttttttcttttctctttcaaaaacataatttatttataattcaaTCACGgcaaaatttgttttttttcatgtattttCACAAATGAGGATTAACAAAAATGTTTACCTTTCTCTGTTAATTTTTACACTCTCCATTTGATTATCTTCTGAGTTGTATTTCTAACAAAAGAGATCATTAACAAAAAGAATTTACCATGATATAATTAACCTTCTCTAGATATGTATagaaggggaaaaaataaggaaaaaaaaaaaaaaattcgaaaCCTCATTTGGAACTGTAGTTTTCGTCCATCTTTCGAATAGCTCCTCTTTGTCTTTTTGCTAAAGTATGAGGAGtgatatttatgcatatacacaATACACgcatacgtgcatacatacgtgcatacatactTGCATACATACTtgcatacatacgtgcatacatactTGCATACATACTtgcatacatacgtgcatacatacgtgcatacatacgtgcatacgTACTTGCATACATAagtgcatacatacacacatacacatgcatttacatttacatttgcatgtacatatgcaggCGCATATTCACACACACACAAGCTATATGAAGACTCCACATCATGCATTTCAGACCTTAACCCATTTAACCAcgtatttcttatttttctttttcgttaATTTAAGTTTATTATTCGTTCTTCTGTTGGCAAAATGAAGATTCCAtgctttttgttttaattctCTATCCCCGTTTATAAAGTCGTCCATTAGATCATCTACAGTTTTGTTTTTGTGAAACTACTACAGTAAAGTTACTTCCCATAAAAAGAACACATGTATGTccgtacatgtacatatatatgtgtatatagtatttgtatatatatatatgtatatatgtatgtgtatatgtgtatatatgtgtgtgcacTTGGGTATATACGCAAAAGATCGTAGCAGCAAAAGTACATGTTAATTGTCTGctatgttaatttatttgctAATTTGTTCTGAaggtacttttttttttgttgttttttttttgttgtttttttgttgttgtttttttgttgttgtttttttgtttgttgtttttttttattttattctcttggaaaaatgaaaaaataaaattttgcaaaaaaggaaaatctCGAAATTAGCACTATCGTTTTAAGTGCAACGTAGTTGCaagtgtgtgtgtgtataggggatatatatatatatatatatatatataaatatatgcaaagtatgtacatatgtacgtctgtatgttttttttttttttttttttttttttttattgtgttTCCTTATATTTAAGTGCTCTACACATAACATGTGCTAGAAATCGCACAATTATAAAGACTTTTTCAAGTTGTATAAATTCtcaaaaatgtaataataatgatactGTTGTAAGaagtttaaaataaaaaaagataaatgtTTAGCTGTGAAGAATACTACTTTGGGCGTATGGAAAATATGGTTGGACTTAACCACTGCTTTTAAGATATGGTATTTTTCCATactcttaaaatttttaaaattcgaaaatttgtgtaaattttgaaaaaatattcaatatcAAGTAGGTATaatgaagaagaaataaaagactAGTATTTTTCCTGGTAGCTATAAAATTATCTCATTCATGGAGAGGAAAAAACACGAGAATGTATTCTTAACGAATCTCTTCAATTTGTCTATTCACCAAATCTCTATTACCTCAACATATGCATCCCAACCTTTGTACTTCCTAATCTTTATgctactatattttttttttttttttttttttttccctctaTATATACTGTTCCTTAGTAACCTTTTCCTCTTCCTCTTCCTCACAAGGTACGAGACCCATTTGTACTCGTTCACGTTATggataaattataaaatgggTAAGATAGGGGAATGGATGAAGAGGAAGAGGAAAAGGAGTATAAGGTTTTTTGTTGTGCGCTAAATTTTATTCCTtgcttttttgtttatacaACGCTTAATGGAAGAGTGAAATTTTGAAGGagttaattttcatttttcactTTTGGTTCGactatattcttttttttttccattttgtgtatatatttttttcaactttggcgtatttatttttttcaactttggcgtatttatttttttcaactttggcgtatttatttttttcaactttggtgtatttatttatttcaactttggtgtatttatttatttcaactATGCTgtatttatcttttcttttccgCACCTACTCTTTTCTTATGACCAATTAAggattaaaataaaattttcgtATTTTCTCATTCCATGTAAAGTATTGAAAAGAGGACGAATGAGTggtatatgcacatgtaatATGTAGGAGTAGGAACAGAAACGCAAAAGAGCATGGACAGATAAATAAAAGGCAATGAGTAGTAAATAAAGCAGATATAATAAAGCAGATATAATAAAGCAGATGTAATAAAGCAGATATAATAAAGCAGATA
The window above is part of the Plasmodium malariae genome assembly, chromosome: 10 genome. Proteins encoded here:
- the PmUG01_10043400 gene encoding conserved Plasmodium protein, unknown function, encoding MDDFINGDRELKQKAWNLHFANRRTNNKLKLTKKKNKKYVVKWVKQKDKEELFERWTKTTVPNEKYNSEDNQMESVKINRESLPDIDIYPETKQTRRSYRLNLQNILNVNASKKNYIDPSSDLRTKRRAKKKTMINRIKACSLYACIYPAHLIFLFIFFLVYLFFLIFLFSFSALFLYLSFWNKYIREQKKFFCIKKTFYASFNFLK